In the genome of Lactuca sativa cultivar Salinas chromosome 3, Lsat_Salinas_v11, whole genome shotgun sequence, the window TGCTTTATCTGGAGCTTTGGCATTGGAGCTGGAGCCAACATGGGTCGTGGTAACCTTCTAGGAGGAGCAATTCCTGGGATGAATACGGGTGTCGTCGGTGGAATCGATGGTAGTTTCGGACCTGGTGTTAGGATTCCGATAAGCAGACCTGGTAGCCCCGACGGCGGATCTGGAGGTCTTGGTCAAGGATTTGGTAGTGGTTGAGTTTCTAGAGGAGGTGGGTTAAATGTTGGTAAGGGTTTCGGAAGTGGAGGTGTAGCTGGTAGTAGTGGTGGTATAGGCGGAGATCAAGGGTTTGGTGGTGGTGAGCTTGGCCACAACATTCGACTTGGTGGTGATATTGGAACAGGTAACACCGGATTGGGTAACGCAGTAATTGGTGTGGGGATTGGCGTTGTTATTGGTGGCGGTGGTCTAGGTGGTATTGGCAACGGTGGTGTTGCTGAAGGAGGTATGGATGGGCAGCCGTAAGCTTATGTCCGACGTGTTTTACAAGCACAGGGGTTTTGTGTTTTAATGGAAGATAAATAAGAATTTTTCCATGCATGCATATGCAATTTtcatattataatttatttttgtaaaatttGATGGATCCATGATACAAAGGCGAACAAATCAAGCCATGTAATTCTAGCTCAATTAATAGTAAGATTTTACtaagtttgaaagaaataacGAATTGCCTTACATTAATCCAAAATaccatattttttatttatgaaaattggtaataaaaatttcaaatttatataGCTAGCTAATAATTAGTGATAAAACTAAGATGAGCTCGGTTTTGGAACCAAATCAAACTGAATCAGTACCAAAAAGCAGAGAACTGAATTTATAGATATAGAGGAACCGAAAACCAAGCTGAAATACATATTTGGTTCCAATTGATTCAACTTCAACGAATATTTGCTCACATATATACCAAACACTCAGACCAATGGAGGTTGATAATTTTTTTAGTGGTTTCAAAAACACTTTGAATATTTTTCTCATTATCATTGAGGTTTCATGTGTTATATACACTAAGTAAAACATTGAATTCTAAGTCAGTTGAAATTTGTTTGGTTTAACGTGCGAAGTAAATTTTGTAATATTTAACCATGAGAACTTtgaattaacaaaaataaatttaaCAACAAAGATGCtttttgaatgttttttttttctttttttgcaaTAAATTAGGATGGATGATATGTTTTCTTCCATTCACACATATTATACACACTAACACatatctattctaataaataaaaatcattttaCCACTTGTCATTATGTCACATGTGGTAATTTTagattaatttatattcatatgtcattttgtggttttttcctattttattaaatttcatatgatatttaaatgtaataaatacatATCAAATTCATTAATGCAAATTTCCTTATAATTCTAAAATTCTAAATCGAACccaattattttaattgtttatttattaaaattattattttaaatttaaaaaagaaatgaGCACTTTAATTTTAACAgttaaatatttttctttcttttcttataaattcaaactttctaaatttttaaatatttattttattaataaacttATGTAATAAATGGTTATTACAACTAGTATTATATTACATCCATGTTAACTTTTTCTTCTTCCTTCATCCCCTTTCCAAACTTTGACTAAATTAAAAGGAAATGGTTATATTTGATTATTTTCTTTGGTTCATTTCACacttagttttaattaaaaaatatatataaagctTTAAATTTAAATAGTATCAAATTCATACAAAATGGATTTATTTATATCGATTCCTTGAAAATAAATCCATTTTATTCACTTTAAAATGGATTCCCCGATCCACCAAAAATGTGTCAATCAGAAAATGATTCACCTTGAATGAATCCACTTTAAAATAGGTTTGGTATCACCTTCTTTACATGTGCACATAATGGTCACCGCATGGGAGGGTTATCGTAGAATGTAGGACGGTATTCCCATCTTTTTTGTGCAAGTCGTAACGTCTATTACGTTTTTATTTCACCCATACCCTCATCTCCTACCAAGAGTCACTTAAATTGGTTTTTTGTATGCTAAAAACTATAATtgtcaaataaaatattatgtttgTTTAATAAAACTTATAACGATTAAGTACGAAGAAATATAGGATATTAACCTAAACGACATCAAAAATAAACATCTCATATAAAAACCACTCTTTTCGAAAGTATAAGACAATGACCATGATGTTCGAAAATCTGGATCTACAAAAGTATACTTTACCGTTTTCATAATATTTTCGAAGTGATGAATGTTGAAGATGACTTTTTCGAAGTCCTCTATTTAAGGTAATATCCTTTTAACAAAATTGTTCATGGATTAAAAAATTTCCCTTTGAAAATCTATGAAAAAAAATCCTTTAGAATATGTTCAAAAATTATAATACAAATCTTTGAGAAGTCTTTTTGCAAACAGATGTATATTATTCTTTCTTCAAAAATCATGAACTATTTTCAAAATTCTCTTATGACTTtaactaatattttatttttattttttggggAAAAAAATCATGTGTATTTGCCCTAAGCCCCTAAGAgattacaaaaacaaaaaataaaaccaATAAATTAGACATTCATGTCTATATGACATGGCATATTTAGGCTCACAAAATGCCACCTATAATTAGAGTTAAAAGTTCTCACAGATTTTGTTCCAAGATTCATCTCTAATCTTGGCATGGAAACTATTTTTTTGTGACAAATCATCTCATCTGAAGGCTCTAGTGATAGTAGGATCTAGAAGGCTCTAGATATGATCCCTAGggcaatataaaaatattaatggtTTTCTATCTATTGTTTCGATAATCTTCCAAGTGAAAGTTCTGATAAACTTTCATGCGGATACTCGGGAAAGtgatataaatttattattaGTTCTTTGTTTCACAATAACCCATTATTATGTGTCATGTCACGTCGGGTTTGTGTCGAGTTGAAACATTAAACTTCTTGAGAGAGCTTGACTCTAACCCACTGTCTAATTAACATATCATGGTGTATCAACATGTTTATTTTTACGTCAAGTTAGATGGTAATGTTTTAGACCTTGTAAATGTGACGTGTCATTTCGGGTTGAAACACTAAATAAGTGGAAAAGGTAGGAGTTGGAAGGTGTAAGGCGAGATCATGAGGAGGAGGTGGCAGACTGAGAATCTAAAGTATGGAAGAGGaataaaaaactgaaaaataaaattttgacctATGATACCAATTACTAAGTCGTTTCCACTTGACAAAGTAACTCAACCAaagtatttattttatatctcgtTTTGGATTTGGGTCTTTCTAATTTATCACCAAAAAAACTTGCGTATAAATGAAATCTTATCcatttaattaaatgggttgaAATCTCTTATCAAAATCCATTAATTTTGTGTTGGGTTCGTATTGATTAACATATTGTGTCAGTTTTTGTCACCTATAATGTTAGGAAGTAATTTCACTTAAGAGGTTGTCGAACAAAAGATATAATTACATTACTAGTTTTCTTAAAATATAATAATCCATTATGTAAAAAAATCAAATATCCTCGTGTCCGAGGCCGATGGTGAAGGGGGGCAAGAAGGGCCAGTGCACACGCCCAGCTTTTTAAGgggcccaaatttttcttttagtATATTTAATTGCAGCTTAAATTTTCATGCAGCCCAAATCCTGATAGTCCATTAGTCCTAATCGAGAGCTTCAGTGAGAATGGAGCGCATATGTACATTACAGAATACCCAATTGCAACAATCCAGTAGAAGCATTGATCGTTCACGGTTCGTCAATCATCGTCGATTGACGATGATTCAACAGGCAGTAGCCATTCAGCCTTCAGCGACAACCCTTTAGGCACtcatttgattatttgtaattttgaaTCAAGAATCATCATCAGTTTATCAGGTAATCGATTATCAATTTATCATCAGTTATTCAGTTTAATAGTTTATAATTGAATGATGAAATTGAATCATTACATAAATCAGTAATACAAATCAGAATGTTGAACTTGAATCATTACTAGTTTATCAGTTTATCATAATTCAATTGAAATTgaatgttgtttacttgtttatttGATTGACTGATTTAATGTTGAAATTAGATTATCTGATTGAATGTTAAAATGTTGAAATTTGGCTCTAGCTTTGATTGCTGTTTGACATCTTTGActaatttgtttgtttttttcctGATATATGTATATAGTCgagtattgttaaaaataataaaggTAGTATTGCATTGTGGAATGCTATGCATATGATATATGGTATACTACTTCTAATTTAAGAAGGATAATCGAGAATTGTTTACAGTTATGAAAACTTCAAAGGGTGTTGCTTTACTAAAAATTGAATCAGTCATCAAGAAACCCAATCAAATGGCAAATTAAAGTTGTCAATTGCATATCAATATATCATGTTTATTATCAATTAGATCTGATCGCTAATGGGTTTTGAAAATTTATTCATTATGTTAAGTACTTACTTTGATGGAGGTTACATACAAATTTTAGGTACGAGATATTCTGAtttaatatgttattataattatttataagTATATCTATGTTGGTGGAGGTTACATACAAATTTTAGATACAAGACATTCTGATTTTGtatgttattataattatttataataatatatatgcTGGTTCAACTCATAGAACATAAAAAAGCTTTTATGTATTCATTATCTCTTGCGTTATGATTTTTtccttgtttttttatttttagttttttctcGTGCCATTTAAATGCCCGAGACGAGTCGGAAAAAAGGATAATTAATTTTGTTCAAATAAATACTCTACAATGGCTCTTGTTAAACGGGGAGTTCAGGTGCACTCTACACAATGCAGTGCTTGTATTTCCGGATTGGAATCCACTGATCACCTGTTTCTGCGTTGCCCGTTTGCTGTTGATCTCTGGAACCGGCTTTGGAATTGGTGTGGAATCACACCAATGATATTTTCTAGTATCAAGGAGATGCTAAATTATATTGCAACGACTGGACAATGTCCAAAACGCAGAACAACATTACTTTCAATCATTTGTGGTGCTCTATGGGGTATGTGGCGAGCAAGGATCGATAGAATCTTCAATTCCAAATTAAATTCCCCAGAATTGGTGTTTGAAGGAGTTAGAGCTTTGGTTCATGCTTGGATTAAACATAGACATAGGAAAGGAAACTTTGTTTGGGGGAATGGCTTAAATCTCCTTTCTACTTTATGTAATCTTTGATGTTGTAACTTCGGCTCCCTCGAGCCCCTTGTTGGGGGTTGCCTTTTTAATAAAATTTgccggttccaaaaaaaaaaaaaaatcaatgtaaTGTAATTAATGTGTGCATATCACTCGAAAGGAATATAACTATTTTTTACTATGATTTTCTTAACAACGTTttttctatctatatatatatatatatatatatatatatatatatatatatatatatatatatatatatatatatatatatatatatatacttcttgGACAATCTGTGTAAAAAATTAGTCTCCAACATATTTTCATCGAAGTTGTCATCGAATCAAGAAGTGGATATAAATTTCATAAATCATTGTTGGTGTTGTTATCTCCTTAACCATTCACCTAAACTCAACCATATTTTACCACTAACAACTAGATCATAAAGATTGATGCCTTGCAACCCAATCATTTAGAGTGTGTTTAACTGTTTATGTACTTCAAGAATCTGACCTTATTGATCGTTATTCAAGCATTGTAGACCATATGTCGTGCGTCATTTGTCTGCAACAGTTTCGTAGATTTCTTCTTAGGATGATGGATTCTCTTATTTTGATAATCTATTAGGTGTGTGACCTATGTATTACATGagcttattttttaaaaaaataaatatgaaattttaacaatttgaaaagtttgaatttgtaagaaaaatgagaaattttttgaattattaaaaataatgaggctttaatgaatttaaatacattacatacatacaccatttttaataaatactttacatattaaatgtggaattttaatttaataaaatgaaaaatacaataaaatgacaagtggaaaataaaaaaatttaaaaattctgcAAAATGTTATGTGTCCAAATGAATAAGAAGATGACATGtggtaaaaaaaaatttatttattagaataaattTGTTGATGAATTTGAATGGTGTTTATGTGTACGTCCCAACACATCTcattaagaatgttttgatgactACTTACACTAATAGTGTGTTAGAAtcacaaaaatataaatataccCTTAAATAGtctaaatatgtaaaattaaatgGACTAAATGCAAAAAAGAATTTTCTTAATATCACCCTTTTCCAAtgcaaaattattttgaaaacaattttattaTAATGTTTTAACGCGTGTCACttagattttcaaaattctatttatgacataaagtaattttttttagtaattttgaacttaattattatttaggaagtactttttttttttttgtgaaaaaagtGGTTCGAAAACTTTATAAAGGATGTTGCTATTAAGATATCTGTATCAAAAAATCAACTTATAGGTAATTATTTTTaatcatctttttcaaaaaacaatgcaattttaaccaataaaaatacattaaaaactaTATAGGGTGTCTAGATGATAAAATGAGATGTCCCTTTAGCCAACCCCAAACTCAAAATGATTCAAAAATTCTGATTTCCAAAGCACCTTTATGTCAgaatttatttttgaaaatggTTTTTTCAAAGATTATGAGCATATTTTGATAATTACTGTATTACGTTAGACACAATTTTTTGTTCACTCATCGAGAAAAATCCTTATGTGGTTAAACCAAAGATATGGAATCCACATAAAGGTTTATGGTTCGAATATGTGATATGCCATGGAGTAGGTTAAGAATTCACATATGGATACGTCAAAGATATTTCTAGTGTTCCAAGTAGGTTAAGAATTCAAATATTTCTAGTGTTCTAAGCAGGATAAGAATTCAAATATTGACCCCTAAAGATATTACTAGTGATTAGGATGGATTTAACATGAACCAATCACATCGTAACCATTTTATAGAATTTGGATGGAACCAACGAAAACAAATGatggataaaaaaaataataaaaagtagTTATTTTGTTATGTTACTTCATGGGCTCACTGCAAttaatacttaaaaaaaaaaaaagaagcctAAAATCGGAATTCGAGCTCGATACAGTTAAAGCCTAGGTCTATTAGAAGTTTCTTTTTAACTGCcggatttatatataaaaaagttACCTCAAATTCCCTTTAAATGTTGAAATTTTTTAATTTGTGAAACATAGTTTTGATAAATCTTTTAAAGCTATATCTAGAACATTTTAACAAACACATTTTCAAACAATATCACAAAACTACAGCAACAAAAGTTACAAAAGCTaatcaaagaaattaaagaaaaTAAGTTGCAAAATATTTCTTTGACATAATATCTTATTGTTGACACATGGCTATATCCTGCCTTATCTGCACCAGATCTGAAATATTCTGAAGCCACCTCCAAACTAGAATAGTAcctatttaatattatatataatatatacatatTATAAACAGTTATTAAATTCTTCACAACAACATATTACATATACAAGTAGAGTTTAATAACACTTAATAATAAATACCTTCCATTTCCATCAGTGAAATCTCTGATACCACCACCAACTGTAAGTGGTACAAAAACATTCTCTGATGTGTATTTCAATATCTATCAAAttacataataatattattatttagtcaaaacacatgtggacattaattaattaatagttacaGGAGAATGAAAGAACATATATGTACCTGCAACATTGGCAAATCGCCCAGAGGGAAATCGCGAAAGCCTGTGATATTCAAAAAGCTAACCTGCAACATGTTATTGTCACTTGGAATCCACAAATAATCACAACTCAGTAATGGaatgactcattccattccattctaaCCTAAGACCTAATATGTAATATGTAAGAAAGAGACAGAGACAGAGAGTAATTAAGTACCTCATCAGCCCCATCTAAGTAATACTGTCCAGCAAGTTCAACTGGCTTCCCCAAGTTCCTCACCTATCAATCACACCATTTATTTATTCAACAAAATGCTTCTTACAAAAATACATTATCTTCAAACTAAATACTTTCTATCTGTGCAACA includes:
- the LOC111877623 gene encoding glycine-rich cell wall structural protein 1: MVIDSFQQIWCQNSNGGRSKCFIWSFGIGAGANMGRGNLLGGAIPGMNTGVVGGIDGSFGPGVRIPISRPGSPDGGSGAGSSGGIGGDQGFGGGELGHNIRLGGDIGTGNTGLGNAVIGVGIGVVIGGGGLGGIGNGGVAEGGMDGQP
- the LOC111877622 gene encoding uncharacterized protein LOC111877622, with amino-acid sequence MALVKRGVQVHSTQCSACISGLESTDHLFLRCPFAVDLWNRLWNWCGITPMIFSSIKEMLNYIATTGQCPKRRTTLLSIICGALWGMWRARIDRIFNSKLNSPELVFEGVRALVHAWIKHRHRKGNFVWGNGLNLLSTLCNL